The nucleotide sequence TTTCTCGTGGCCAGAAGTATACATACTCATGGAGACAATGTCGTGATAAAAACCACGGTTGGGGTAGGTCTTGGTGAGCGCGGTCAACGGACCTTGGCACCGCTCGCAAACGCGGGGAACGTCTGACCCCGCAAACACCCATCCATGACAAGCTTCAACTGTCAGGTAAAGATATACCGGCTTGGCCAGCTCTGGGCACTCGGTGTAACTGTCTTATAGACCTCCAAGACAATGGCCAAGACACCACCTCTCTGGTAGTCACGGCTTCAGGTCATGCCTACTTTTGTGTAACAACAAACAGAGAAAGATGGAGTCGGTTTCCAGACTTTCGCCATCAATCACTTTGTAGATATGCTTGCCTTCCTGGGAGTCTGCGCATACAGCGCACCAAAACCTTTCAACTTTGTGGAAACCCGCTTTTAAGTTTTCCGTGAGTTTTGATGGTGACAACAGTGACATGTGCCAAGGTAACAGGAACCTGGAGTGTAACGTAGTAACGAGAGCATGCTGTAGATCCCCAAGAAATAACATGAGTACGTCTGCTGATTTCAGGTTGCTTTGAACTCCAAAAATCAATACTGCGATGCTGCATTCGGGATGCAACAACCCCTGTATGATGCGCAGTTATGGCAGTTTGCAGGCAGGAAAGCAGGAAAATCATGAAATCATGCAGAAGGAGGAGATGAAAGCCCGCATACTGTGCAGACTTGTGGGAAATAAAAACACAAAGGAAGCCACGACGCCTCGATGCTGTAAAAGTTTGAGAGGCCCGCAAGTAGACTAGCTGGACAGCTAAATTTACATCACGGACCGGCTATTCGCAGTCAATTGAGCCTCCACAATGGCGTTCCCCGTAGCCCTGCCCGACTGGAGCAACCTGGCAGTGCTGCATACCAATGCCCTGCCAGCTCGAGCTCACTTTTACTCGTACGCATCCGAGACTGCAGCCCTCACCCACGATCGGCACCAGTCCGAGTATCACAGCCTGAATGGCACGTGGAAATTCCACTACGCCGCAAGCCCATTTGGTAAGTTGTGTGAAGTTTTGGTAGTTGGAAGAAGCAGGCATCAGCGCATCACCTCCAGCGACAAAGTACCGCAGCCGACTGACATTGGACACCATCGCCAGAGGCACCACCCTTTGAGCCGGAAAACACGGCATCGTGGGCCGACATCGAGGTGCCGGGCATGTGGCAGCTCCAGGGGTACGGGCATCCGCACTACACCAACATCAAATTCCCGTTCCCCGTCACGCCTCCCAACGTCTCGTACATCAACCCGACCGGGTCCTACTTTCGCGAGTTTGAGGTGCCGGACGGGTGGGACGGCCAGCAGATCCGCCTGCGCTTCGAGGGCGTCGACAGCGCGTTCCACGTGCAGGTGAATGGCCGACCGGTCGGGTACAGCAGCCTGGGCAGCCGCAACCCGAGCGAGTTCGACATCACGCCCtacctcggcggcggcaagacgAACAACGTGTCTGCCAGGGTTTATCAGTGGTCGCACGGCACGTATATCGAGGACCAGGACCAGTGGTGGCTGTCGGGCATCTTCCGGGACGTGTACCTGATGCCGTTTGCAAAGTCGTCGATTGTGGATTTTCAGGTGCATCCAGAGCTCGACGCAGCCCTCACGACCGGCACTCTCCGCACCGCGGTCGAGATACAGGGCGACGAAGGACTTCTAAACATCAAGCTTCTGGGTCCGGGCGGCAACAATACAATCGGCGAATGGGACGGCCCCTCGTCGCAAATCAGCGACGCCATCTTCACCGTAACCGGCGACGACCTGCACATCTGGTCCGCCGAGACGCCGAGCCTCTACACGGCCCTGATGACCTTCAACGGGCGCACCATAAGCCAGCGCCTCGGCTTCCGGCGCATGGAGCGCAGCGCCGACGGCTCGACCTTTCTGGTGAACGGCAAGGCGATCAAGATTTACGGCGTGAACCGGCACGAACACCACCACCTGTCGGGCCGGACGGTGCCGTACGCGGCGCTCCGCCACGACCTGCTCGCCATGAAGCGGCACAACATCAACGCGATCCGGACGTCGCACCAGCCCCCGCACCCAGACTTTTtcgacctggccgacgagCTGGGGTTTTATGTCATTGCCGAGGCGGACCTCGAGTGCCACGGCTTTGGCGACAAGGGCAGCAGCGTGCCGCCCGAGTCGTACACCACCGACAACCCCGAGTGGCGAGATGCCTACGTGAACCGGGCCGAGCAGCTGGTGCGCCGCGTGAGGAACCACGTGTCGGTTATTTTTTGGAGCCTGGGGAACGAGTGCTTCATGGGTCAAAACATGTTCGCCATGGCCGAGTGGATCAGGGCCGCGGACCCGACGAGGCTCATTCACTACGAGCAGGACTATGGGGGTGTGCTGGCTGACGTCCACAGCAGGATGTACTCGAGTCCGCAGTGGATTCGCGAGTGGGTGGTCAACAAGACGGACAAGCCACTGATTTTGTGCGAGTACGCGCAGTAAGTTTTTTTGGTTCATTCTGCCGCGGCTATCCTCGACAGAGACTGACATTCCCACTTACAAACCTACCTTGAATCCTTGATATTTGTGAAATTGACTAACCGGTTCTCTCAGCGCAATGGGCAACGGCCCCGGCTCTCTGGTCGACTACATTGCCGCCTTCCGATCCAACGTCCGCGCCCAAGGCGGTCTGATCTGGGAGTGGTCCAACCACGGACTGCTCAAGAAGGAGGGCGACCTCGAGTACTATGCCTACGGCGGAGACTTTGGCGACTTTCCCAACGACGCAGACTTTATCATGGACGGCCTGATGCTGTCGGACCACTCCCCCATGCCGTCTATCTTCGAGTACAAGAAGGTGATCCAACCGATCGTTGCAGCTTGGGCCGGCGAGGGCTCCGCCTCGGGCCAGGTCGTCATAACCAACCACTATGGGTTCGTTGACTCCAGCCATCTTGAGGCGAGCTGGCATGTTGTTCAAGACGGAAAAAAGACGGAGCCTGCGGTACTTGATGTGCCCGCCGTGGCAGCTGGGGATAGCGTGACAGTTGCCACGCCGCTTGATGACAGCCAGCTCGAAGCCGGCGAAgccttcctcgtcctcgagtTCCGCTTAGCCAATGCCACGAACTGGGCAGACCAGGGCCACCTAGTCGCCTGGGATCAACTACATATCCCCGCccgggcagcggcagcccACAAGACCCGAGGCAGCAGCTACAACCACAGCGCCTACAGACCCAGAGCGCAGGACATTATGAACCTGGGCCAGACCGACCCGACCTCCAACGGCACCCACCTCCAAGTGACGGCTGGAACATCGACCTTTGGTTTCGACCTTTTACGCGGCAACGTGACATGGACCGTCGACGGCGGTCCGTCGATCCTGCAGCGCGGGCCGGAGCTCAGCTTCATGCGCGCGTCGACGCAAAACGACGAGGCCGGCGGGGGCGACGCCCGCCAGTCCTGGGACCCGGCGCGCGTGCACGAGCTGCACCCGCAGGTGCGCGACGTGCGCTGGCGGCAGGGCGACGACGGCGTCACGACGGTGCACTACCGGATCCGCGTCGCGCCCAAGGTGTTTGTGTGGGGCGTCGACGCCGACGTCGTCTACACGGTCGACCcgcagccggactcgggggTGCCGGCGCTGACGGTGCGGGCGGCGGGCTCGTTCCACAACGACACGGCCGTCGAGCTGCAGACGCTCCCGCGCATCGGGCTGCTGGCGTGGCTCCCCGCGGCCCTGGACGAGGTGGCGTGGTTCGGGCGCGGGCCGCACGAGACGTACCGCGACAGCAAGCAGGCCGGCCGGTTCGGCAACTGGAACGCCaccgtcgacgagctgcgcACCACGTACGACTACCCGCAGGAGAACGGCAACCGCGAGGACGCGCGGTGGGTGTCGGTGCGCAGCAGAGAGGGGCGAGCGGCGCTGCGGGCGAGCATGGTCGacagcgacggcggcggaaaCAGCCACAACGACGCGCACGGCGAGACATTTGCCTTTGCCGCCGCGAGGTACATGCCCGAAGACCTGAACCGCGCCAAGCACCCGCACGAACTGAGGAAGCTGGACGTGACGGTGCTGAACCTGGACTACCGCGGGAACGGGTTGGGGTCGGCGACGGTCGGCCCGAGGCCGTTGGAGCAGTACAGATGCAAGCCGGAGCCGTTTGACTTTACTTTCAGGTTGGAGGTGTTGAAAGGGTGATGCGTCAATGTAGTATCGTTCGATTGCTTGGTTTGATTGAAGTCGTATTTTCGGATGCACGAGCCTTCAGGCCGTTCAGGGGACCCTGCATCCGGGTTAGGGACGATGATCGCTGGAGCTAGCCCTACAGTTTTAAGTGGTTCCTGTTTCGAGGTGGGGCAAACAATGTTGAATTTTGGACGACAGCGGGTCGTCATTCTTTTGAAGTCAAAGCGGCCACCAACAATCTCTACTTGATCACCATTACCTGTATCGCTAGCGCATTCGATACTGCTCATTTAAATAGACAGCAAGAAATGCAAAAGTCCTTCCGAGCCGCACTCAGACGGGCACAGGCAATCCAAAACCAAAGCAACAAAATCATGGCGCACCGCGGCGCACCCCGCGTCCCCAACACCAGCCAAGTCGTCCCCGGCGCGGCCGTCAACATCGTTCTCAAGGAGGACCAGCCGACGGGCCGCACCGTCTCGGGCGCCGTGCGCGACGTCCTGACCAGGGCCAACCACCCGCGCGGCATCAAGGTGCGCCTGTCGGACGGGCGGGTCGGGCGGGTGCAGAGCCTGGCGTCCGCATCAGCCGTCGCGTCCTCGTCCGCGGCAGACATGGCCGTCGCGACAGAGGGCCCGCCCCGGCACCGCGGCATGGCGAGGGACCTGCGGCTGGACGAGCAAGAGTAcggcgcgccgccgccggagagGGGCCTGGATGCGTTTGTCATCAAGCCGGCCAAGGTGCGGGgaggcaagaagaagggcaagggcggcggtggtgccaAGGATGGGGAGGACGAGGCGGCGCGGTCGTCGACGTGTCCGGTCTGTGGGGAGTTTGAGGGCGACGAGGCTGCTGTTGCGCATCATGTTGCGACGCATTTTGACTAGGGGTTTGTGGTGCTGGGGTCTGTCAGTCATGGAGGGGTTGCTGTGAGCGCGGGTAGCATCCATGCTTGTGGTGCAAAAAGAGCGTGGAACCATTTTGAACTGGATAATAAGCGCCACTGATTTGTTTATTGGGGCCAGAATGATGAAAACTGCCCGATAGATCACGCACTTGTGCATCGGTGAGCTTAACACGTCGAACATATCATTCACATTTTTTGTTACAACATCTAACATGACACTGAGACTACAGAATACAGTACAAATGACACAACAAGAGACTGCCACCCAAAATCCGCAACTCGTACACATGGAAAAGCACGCTGCATCATTTACAAAAATCACAGTCAAGCCAAGGCTTCAACCCAGACCAACAATCATACCATCCTTCAAAGCCTTGATAACCTGCCTGGGGAGGGGATCCTTCTGCCCATCGGCGCTCTTCTTGCGGTCGGCCGGCTTCCACGACGTGATGTCCAACGAGTCGCCGCCGATGATGCCCTGCTGCTTCGAGGCCTTGGCCCAGGCGCCCTTGTACTGGTCCTCGTACTCCTCGAGCCTCTGCTCGAAGCCCCAGTACTGTTTCGCCGCCGGCGCGGGGAGCATGTCCGGGCTCGCGCCGGCCGTctcctcggcggccttggTGCGGTACGGCTCGGGCATCTGCAGCGTGATGTTGTGCCGCTGCGCGTAGGAGACGATGTAGCCTTCGATCCGGTACGCGTCGAACGACTCGGGCTTGCTGTTGCGCGCCGGCTTCTCCATCATGTGGACGTTGCGCAGCTGCTGCGCCGAGATGATGAAGCAGGCCATGACCTGGCCCAGGTCCTTGACTTCGGTCGTGGACGGGTCCAGCTGCCCGGCGCCTTCGAGGGTGGCGAGCATGTCGAGGAACAGGCTCCAGATGAGGAGGAACAGGTCATCTATACCATCGCCGTCTTCGATCCTGGAGAGTGGGTTGTCAGCGGGTTTGGGTTCAGTCTGCCTGGTATTGGACTGGTTTATCACGTGAGAATGAGAAacgaggaagaaaaaaaaaacatgtctTACATAAACATGGGGCTCTTGTAGGCCTGCATAGCCAACCTGCCCATGACGGTGCAAATGAGCCACTGCTCGCGCCAGTTCTCCCGGAGCCTGCCGACCTGGTAGTCCAGGATCAGGTTCTGAAAGACCTGCACCCAGCCGTAGCCGTGGTGGTCGTTGGAGGTGTACATGCCCACGACGTCGGGGTCGCGGACGTCGAGGTGCATCCACGTCGAGTTGAACTTGTGCACGGCCGCCCGCATGATGGCCCAGGGGTGCTCCGGGTGCTCGGCCGCGGCCTTGCCGCAGATGCCATCCTCGCCGTGGCTGCACGCGACGTTGTCGTGCGGGGGCAGGGCCTGCAGCACGCCGTCGCTGgcggccgccggcgccgcgTCCTGGGTCTCTTGGTTGCCGCCCTCTTCATCGTCGTCTTCGAGGGATTCAAAGGGCGACTGGCACTGGCAGACGTACTCAAACGGCTTTTTGCTGTCCGCCAGGCTGTCCTGTATTCCTTTTTCGAGGTTCTTGGAGCACGACACCTCCGACCAGCGGTCCAGCAGCTGGTCGATGGCGCGCTTGCTTGCGGCGCTGAGCTGGGGTGTGGCGGTGGCGTCCTGGGGTGCAGACGAGGCTTCGTTTGAAGCAGCGCCCGAGGACGATGCACGAGCGCGCTTCGGGCTCGACGTTGACCCGGTGGACTTGCGTTTCGGTGGCATTGTGGCTTTTTTGGGAAATGAGCGCAGACTTGGATAAGCAATTGACTGTAATTGGGTGTTGGGGTGCTACAGAAACggtgttttatttttgtattttaccagaggaaagaagaaaaaaggctaGTCTCAGAATTCTCTAGCACTTACAACGATCCAGAGGATGCGCGGGTTTGCATCTCAAGTATTCTTTCCAGTTCCCTGCCAACCCCTTGATCCTTTGATCTTCGGGATTCCATGTTCATGACGTTTTTTGTTGATTCCCCACGCGCAGTGGCGCCACGGGACGCGTCTGGAGCTCTCTGGGGCCTTCAGAAGAAAGTCAAGAGAGTAAACAGAACTAAAGTGGCCCCACAGAAGCACAGCACCCTTGACTGTGTGACATCTCGGGGTGACCCTGTCGTCAGAGGCGTTTGTTACAgtacgttttctttttcccaccACAGTCAAGATAATGCATCGAGATTGAGCTTgcggctttttttctcatgCAGGTACGTTTTTGATAAAGTGTGTTTCAACGTTGAGCGGGAATTAAATCGGTAAAGACGATGCATAACCCATTCTAGGCCACATCCCCAACAATCGAACCGCGATCTACGGAGTAAGTGCTGACCATTGGCTTTGTGCTTCTCCGCTCTATCACTCCCTTTTCGACACCCTGGGCTATCTGCGACGGGAATTGCTGACTTCGCACCCTGACAACAAAGCTACCCAAGTTTACTATAGTAATGTCGTACAATCGAACAAGTCTACTGAAACACCGACGGGTATTTTGTGATAAAAAAGTTTGCTGATGTCTCGACCCCAACAGGTGGTAATCAGTTGCTGCAAGATGCAATCAGTGGCAGCCAAGCAGCCCAGGGACCCATGGCGGTGGCTTGTGCTTAATTTGGGGTAGTGCGGAGAATACGATGGTAAAGGCTTGCAGATCTGTGACgacatttttgttttttgcgACGGAGAAACAGTTTCTCTTGACACTTGAATCCATATTTGCAATTCGACCCAACAACGCAGTATATACAAACAATAAGCTATCACATATGAACAAATGCTGTGATGGTGTGTAATCCTCCGACAAGAATTATATACCGGCCTTGAAATGCTGCCCCGGTAAATGACACAAATAGACACTACTTTCCAGCCAGTTGGAACCAGGCCCCATTGGGCCCTGGCTCTGCCCCGGTGGACTCCCCTCTCGGCCGACCACAGGCCCCGATCGCTTAAGCGCCGTTGTAGGCAAGGGCGTTGACGGTGCCGCTGGGCAGGCCGGTGATGACACCGCGGTTGGCGTTGGTGGCGATGTAGGAGCAGAGAGCGGCGGGGGTCTGGGGTCCACGGAGGGCCAAGAGGTAGGCGCCGAGACCGGCAATGTGGGGGCTGGCCATGGAGGTACCGTCGATGGTGCGCTGCAGGGGGGGAGAGAGGGGATGTTAGATTTGATGGTTTTactctttttgcttttttttttgcttcttctttttctttttgcaatcAAACAGATACCACATGCAAAACTTACCGAGGCAGTGGTGCCGCCAATCCAGGCAGACAGGATACCGGAGCCGGGGGCAAAGACGTCGACGAGGGCGCCGTAGTTGGAGTAGGAGGCCTTGGCGTcggtgctggtggtggcGCCGACGGTGCAGGCGGAGGGCTCGCTGGCGGGCGAGAAgctggcggcgttggcgttggagttgccggcggcgacggccagGAAGTGGCCGGCCGAGGTGATGGCGCGGGCGGCGTTGTTGAcggcggtgctggtgctgccgcCGAGCGACATgttgacgacgacgccgttgGGGCACGAGCGGGTGCGGGCGTCGGTCACGACAAAGTTCATGCCGCTGATGACGCCAGAGTTGGTGCCCGAGCCCGAGGCGTTGAGCACCTTGACGCCCAGGAGCGTCGTGCGCTTGGCCACGCCGTACTTGGTGCCGCCGATGGTGCCGGCGACGTGCGTGCCGTGGCCGTTGCCGTCCGTGTTGGAGCTGTCGACAAAGTTGGCCACCTGGGAGGCGCGGCCGCCAAAGTCCTGCAGGAATAAAAAATTATGTGTCAGTAAATATGGTCTCTGCAGTCACTTTAACGCTTGTCGAGTTGTACGAGGAAATCCAATCCCCAGCCATGGTGGACCTACACTGTGGGCAGCGTACAGGCCAGTGTCGATAATGTACGAGCAGGTACCAACACCGGCGCTGTCGTCGTAGCGGTAGGTGGTTCCACCCCTGGCGGTGGATGAGATGCGGGCAAGACCCCAGGGAGCGCCCGTCTGCGTGACGATGGCGTTGATGGAGACCTCGGCGTCCTCCTCGATGAACTCGACCTATAATTtgggttgttgtttttgtcaGCCTTTTTGCTGCTCAAATAATCACACAGGATCCCGCGCAAACGGCAGATCAACACCAACCTCAGGGGCGTCTTGCAGAGCCTGGAGCTCCTCGCTGCTCAGCTTGGCGGCGAAACCGTTGAACTCCTCCTGCTTCCACTCGGCGGTCTTCTCGACGGTCGACATGATGGCGCTCTGGATGCGGAACTCGTCGGCCGACTCATTCTTGAG is from Pyricularia oryzae 70-15 chromosome 2, whole genome shotgun sequence and encodes:
- a CDS encoding cuticle-degrading protease, translating into MRSFAVLSLFTLASAAPLLKARSGTPIPGAYIVVLKNESADEFRIQSAIMSTVEKTAEWKQEEFNGFAAKLSSEELQALQDAPEVEFIEEDAEVSINAIVTQTGAPWGLARISSTARGGTTYRYDDSAGVGTCSYIIDTGLYAAHSDFGGRASQVANFVDSSNTDGNGHGTHVAGTIGGTKYGVAKRTTLLGVKVLNASGSGTNSGVISGMNFVVTDARTRSCPNGVVVNMSLGGSTSTAVNNAARAITSAGHFLAVAAGNSNANAASFSPASEPSACTVGATTSTDAKASYSNYGALVDVFAPGSGILSAWIGGTTASRTIDGTSMASPHIAGLGAYLLALRGPQTPAALCSYIATNANRGVITGLPSGTVNALAYNGA